A stretch of Lentibacillus sp. JNUCC-1 DNA encodes these proteins:
- a CDS encoding LCP family glycopolymer transferase, whose amino-acid sequence MNIPGRGKDKINHAYAFGKVPLAVETVENTFDLPVHFYAKVNMEGFKQGIDALGGVTVTNSMAFSQGGADFPKGNIHLNGDEALKYIRMRKGDPRGDLGRNERQRNVIKAAMDETASFNGITKIGEILNILGTNVETNLDKNQMQKLFSNYRDTRKDIHTMEIKGQGQTINSVWYYIVPDAEINRINQEITTHMNAK is encoded by the coding sequence GTGAATATTCCCGGACGCGGCAAGGATAAAATCAACCATGCTTATGCTTTCGGTAAAGTGCCTTTGGCGGTGGAGACAGTAGAAAATACATTCGATCTGCCTGTACATTTCTACGCCAAAGTTAACATGGAGGGTTTCAAGCAGGGTATAGATGCTCTGGGTGGTGTCACCGTCACAAACTCAATGGCCTTTTCCCAAGGCGGTGCAGATTTTCCAAAAGGTAATATCCATTTGAACGGTGACGAAGCACTAAAATATATCCGTATGCGCAAGGGTGATCCAAGAGGTGACCTTGGCCGCAACGAACGTCAGCGAAATGTCATAAAAGCTGCGATGGATGAAACCGCCAGCTTCAATGGCATAACAAAAATCGGAGAGATCCTCAACATACTGGGTACGAACGTTGAAACCAATCTTGATAAAAATCAAATGCAAAAGTTATTTAGCAATTATCGAGATACACGTAAAGATATCCACACAATGGAAATCAAAGGACAGGGTCAAACCATTAATTCTGTTTGGTACTACATTGTTCCTGACGCCGAAATCAATCGTATCAATCAGGAGATTACGACACATATGAACGCCAAATAA